Proteins found in one Venturia canescens isolate UGA chromosome 6, ASM1945775v1, whole genome shotgun sequence genomic segment:
- the LOC122411919 gene encoding mutS protein homolog 5-like, translating into MAEITHSSKGSDTSDIDSYLNNEDTRIDIRLRFENLLDDSTTDDEESTTPEIDNQHSKKNTLTQATINQRSSQRPRSEDESDEVILSLIWSRGHLGAAYYNIPTSELFVMDDMMDSDHNIMRTLYRQTDPRYVVTTTAMADSFLNEIKKLVLSDAMNEKEGTTAASSSSNISAVGASLDILPKKDNTADNCYHRVLCLKLNCEPEDASNAERKTFLNSLLNFESTLMIHALGLLLKYIDVNWNKLTLNPNGHAEFIHISYVMLEDSVMIDEDTYKGLDIIKSRYHPSLFKFGSLENKNQGLSLFTLLNRCQSRPGVSYLWKLLRHPTRDTNVLSKRFEAIKFFLNPDNQNIVETLKSSLTQVCRLPSNILNRYSAPRAKVSDWSRLQKTLCQIMCIGDICSEHRNSISIFAKLANSITPDMHCVRYFIEYIIDFDLSKSQGKLVMKDGVDPQLDELNNLRLKLPQLLSEAAEKDMKKYPSIMEKCRMIYLPDIRYVLAITEGTSSGDETAIPGLEFKFTINGVRHYKSDGARELDNTIGDILFKITTRQSHILLRLVRFLSKHVGSILKSLEICAELDTLLAFSMVARDHNYVMPQMVLTKTIDIKRGRHPLKELIVNFVPNDTHSSNESSLIKILTGPNACGKSIYLKQLALIVFMAHIGSFVPAESATIGIISHIFTQLHSTDSLAQNASSFLLSLRQINVALYGSTPSSLVIFDEFGTGTTEIDGAALLTAVLKSFYDRGIQCPHIFAATHIHRVIELLPQSRMIEAQTFEFLSNESNDLVFLYRLISGKTSCSFAHSVAKNAGLAEDVVHRALEVFEAKKRGILPPPLPQFDEQEKTMIHIMELVSDPSGKIDLEELKLWVRQATGKPQHK; encoded by the exons atggcagaaatAACGCACAGTTCGAAAGGTAGCGATACGAGCGATATTGATAGTTATTTGAACAACGAGGATACCAGAATCGATAT ACGTCTTCGATTCGAAAACCTTCTGGACGACAGCACCACCGATGACGAAGAATCAACAACGCCAGAAATTGACAATCAACATTCTAAGAAAAATACACTGACTCAAGCCACCATCAATCAACGGTCGTCACAGCGGCCTCGATCGGAAGACGAATCCGACGAG gttatactttctctgatATGGAGCAGAGGTCATTTGGGTGCAGCATATTACAATATCCCAACATCCGAATTGTTCGTTATGGACGACATGATGGACTCTGATCACAACATTATGCGAACGCTGTACAGACAGACCGATCCTCGTTACGTTGTAACGACAACAGCAATGGCCGACAGCTTCCTCAACGAGattaaaaaattagttttaaGCGATGCCATGAACGAAAAAGAAGGAACGACCGCTGCGTCTTCCTCGTCAAACATCAGCGCCGTTGGTGCATCTCTCGATATTTTACCCAAAAAAGATAACACCGCTGACAATTGCTATCATCGCGTCTTGTGTCTCAAACTCAATTGCGAACCGGAGGACGCTAGCAATGCAGAGCGAAAAACCTTCTTGAACTCACTCCTCAATTTCGAATCCACTTTGATGATACACGCTTTGGGACTGTTGCTCAAATACATCGATGTCAATTGGAACAAACTGACTCTCAATCCCAACGGACACGCCGAATTTATTCACATTTCCTACGTCATGCT tGAAGATTCGGTAATGATCGACGAAGACACGTACAAAGGTCTAGACATAATAAAGTCCCGATATCATCCAAGTTTATTCAAATTTGGATCTTTGGAGAACAAAAATCAGGGCTTAAGTCTCTTCACTCTTTTGAATCGCTGCCAATCACGACCAGGAGTTTCTTACTTGTGGAAACTTTTGCGACATCCTACCAGAGACACAAATGTTTTGAGCAAAAGATTTGAAGCGATTAAATTCTTCTTAAATCCAGACAATCAAAACATCGTTGAAACTCTAAAAAGCAGCTTAACTCAGGTTTGTCGCCTTCCGAGCAACATACTCAATCGATATTCTGCACCGCGTGCCAAAGTTTCAGACTGGAGCAGATTGCAAAAG actctCTGTCAAATCATGTGCATCGGGGACATATGTTCGGAACATCGGAATTCGATATCAATTTTTGCCAAACTTGCTAACAGTATCACACCGGACATGCACTGCGTAAGATACTTCATCGAGTATATTATCGATTTTGATTTGAGCAAATCTCAGGGAAAACTCGTTATGAAAGATGGAGTCGATCCTCAATTAGACGAGC tcaaCAACCTTAGACTAAAATTGCCACAATTGCTTTCGGAAGCAGCAgaaaaagatatgaaaaaatatccgtCAATAATGGAAAAATGCAGAATGATTTATCTACCGGATATACGCTACGTTTTGGCAATAACCGAAGGTACATCATCCGGCGACGAAACAGCAATCCCAGGATTGGAGTTCAAATTCACGATCAACGGAGTACGACATTACAAAAGCGATGGAGCCAGAG aATTGGACAACACCATAGGTGATATTTTGTTCAAAATAACGACACGCCAGAGCCACATTCTACTGCGATTGGTTAGATTTCTTAGTAAACACGTAGGATCGATTTTGAAATCCCTCGAAATCTGTGCTGAATTGGACAC TTTGCTGGCATTTTCCATGGTAGCGCGTGACCACAATTACGTAATGCCACAAATGGTGTTAACGAAAACCATAGATATAAAGCGTGGTCGTCATCCTCTGAAAGAACTTATCGTGAATTTTGTTCCGAATGACACGCACTCGAGCAACGAAAGCAGCCTCATAAAAATTCTCACAGGACCGAACGCTTGTGGTAAAAGTATTTATTTGAAACAACTTGCTCTGATCGTTTTTATGGCACACATAGGAAGTTTTGTGCCGGCGGAATCAGCGACTATTGGAATAATTTCGCACATTTTTACCCAACTTCATTCCACTGACAGTTTGGCACAAAATGCTAGCTCGTTTCTTCTGAGCTTGCGACAA ataaatGTTGCTCTTTACGGCTCGACGCCGAGCAGCCTGGTGATTTTTGACGAGTTTGGTACTGGAACAACAGAAATCGATGGAGCAGCTCTGTTAACAGCggttttgaaaagtttttacgATCGAGGTATCCAATGCCCTCATATATTTGCGGCAACTCACATCCATCGCGTCATTGAGCTTCTGCCACAGAGTCGAATGATTGAGGCTCAG acattcgaatttttatcgaacgaGTCAAACGATTTGGTATTTCTCTATCGGCTTATAAGTGGAAAAACTTCGTGTAGTTTTGCACATTCCGTTGCTAAAAACGCTGGCCTCGCCGAAGATGTTGTGCATCGTGCACTCGAG GTTTTTGAGGCGAAAAAACGTGGGATTTTACCACCTCCGTTGCCACAATTCGACGAGCAGGAAAAAAC GATGATACACATCATGGAACTCGTATCAGATCCAAGTGGAAAGATAGACCTCGAAGAACTGAAATTGTGGGTGAGACAAGCAACGGGAAAACCACAACacaaataa